Below is a window of Mobula hypostoma chromosome X2, sMobHyp1.1, whole genome shotgun sequence DNA.
CTGCTTGCACTCATTAGTTAAGTTGGTAAATCATACAAGTACCTGTCAAGGGTGGAGTAGACTACTGACTTTAAAATAGTTCCAGGTAGAAATTGtcaagaaacaaactgctggagaatctCATCAGGTCAATGCAAATAATCTGAGATCAACACACTGAGACCATAAAGTATATGAACTAGGATTCAACTCACGAAGAGTTCAAATGCACATTTGCAATCTACCACAGATCCAAACTTTCATATTTTTTTTTCCATCTGCTGCCACTGTATTTACCCCAACCTAGCCAAAATGTTCAGTGTGTGCCCAGATCAAACACACAATATTTTCCAGGCACTATGCACGTGAGTTCAAGTGCCAGGAAAATTGCAGCTGGACAGTTTGGAGCTTGGTCACGACCATAACAAAATCAGGTTCTTGGGATTGTGTTTCTGTTAACAATTGGGTCATATTTTATCAAAAGGAGGAAAATTAAATTAACACTTTGGCTGACTGAGGCTACTCCAGAGCAGCTTCTAAACAATGAAAAAGGAGGTTACATTATTGTTTTCTGCGTCGACATGTCACAATGATTACTTCCTAAACTTTTCAGTAAATTAATTTCTAAATTGTAATCTAAAGGTAATCCGTTAGTGCCACACGAAGTATTTTGGTATTAATCACAGTCTCAAGATGATTAGATAATTTTGCCTCAAAACAGAATGAAGCATTTTGAAGAATTTGGGCTGTTGACTTTTCCCTCGATACTCCCAAAAACATTCATCCAATCCAATTGGAACTAATTGACTTTCACTCAGAATATATAGTTTGGGGAAGTTGTTTTCCAGTAACATTACAAGGCAGCCTCATCTTTGTGGTTGTGTGGGCACCATTAAGACTATTCAAAGGGTAAATCCTGGTCCCAACAAAAACAAAATTGTATTTTGAATATTGGaaattaatattaaacttgaGGTGCACTTTGAAAACTCTCCCTTGTCTGTGGTTTTGGGCACAGACAGTGTAGATTGCTATTTGTACCCTGAAGTAtttgtgaatttaaaaaaaaaaaacaacttagcaTTATTTCAATACCTAACATGAAATAATGTCACCGGTCTTATGGACACTTaggttatttaatttttaattttgtatTGGTCAGTATTTAAGATTTGAAATGAATGTCACTTTCCCTGAACATGAATTTCCATATCTTCAAATATGCTATTGTGAAGGATCTAATTATGATCAGAATTTTGTTATCGAATTGAAACTGACATATAATTACAAGTTGTACAGTTGAGATCAATGTTTGGACATAGATCTTGGAAACTATGCAAAGTTTTAGATTCAGACTGATCTTTTAATTACAGTATGATTCCCAACTTGTTAATCCTGAAAGAAATACACCTGTCGTTCAGTTATGTGGATCTGAATTAAAATGAGCTTTCTTTCTGAAACAGTTTAATGAAAAGATTTGATACAGTTTTGCTCAAAGCAGCATATCTCTCTTCTAGTTACTTTCCGAGAGTCCTCTGCCAACTGTTACTTTGAGTATGGTTCTGCAGATAGAAGTATCCTTCCAGTAGATTGCATAATTTTGGCTTATGAACCTAAACATTGAATGTTGACTGATTATGACGAGACAACATGGCAAGTGTTTCCAAAATCCCCACCATTAATGGCGTCCTTGCTCTCTCGTGGTGTCACTGTATAATGATCATGAACACCTGTCATCTCGTTCCCCAGGCGTTGAAACCAATTATATCTGCTTTTGCCCAGGATATTGGCCAATAAAATACAACTCAGGAATTTTGTTGTCTATAAAGTTTAGCATTATACTAGATGATGTCCTTACCTACAAGATTATTGGGGCAGCTTCCAATTTAGACTTTCAAGAAGATCCCTCCACTTTTCTTCCATTGGAAACCAGTAAATGTTTAATTTTGCTCTCTTCATCAGCTATCCTGTAAACTTTTGACTCAACCTGTGACCCTAAGAAAGACATTGACTGAGCGTACATCTGCATCCTAATCTTGGAGTGCTGCTGAGAAGTTTCATGTATCTACAACTTGGGCATCCAGGAAACATTCCAACCCCACTAAAaagtgctggactgttctgtacGTAGTTTTGTATCAGCCAGTGATGCTAAAACTCCCAAATCTGCAATTACAGACTGCATCTTTCTTTGTTCCGTCGGGTTGCCGGAGTGTACACTGTTTGGAAACTTGTCCAGGTGCAACGTTAAGGTTGTGTTGAGCAAACATTGAAATATATCCGTTTTAAGCCCTCCCTAATTTACGTAGGATTACAATTCCCACATAATTGAAGACCAAATGAAACAGTCAGCAAAACAAAACCCAAATCACTGGAGAAAATACCCAGAGCAAGCTACTGTTCTGAGCATTGACTGACCAGGTAGGCTGAACTGTACCATTCTTAGTATAGACACTGTTGAGCATATAAAGATGAAGATATGGCTAGAAGtaaatttaaacaaaaagaaattgtATTTTTACATTTTTATGTTCTGATTTTTCCaaagttttatttcagattttgtttTTCTGTAATTAAGCAGTGTAAAGCTTTAATTTTAAACCGGGCAGCCATTCCTCTTGTTTAGCTGACCAATGATGCACATGAATAGTATGACGGCTGGATCAGGGCAAAGTGTGAAGACATTTCCTCAGCAGGCGGCTGATCCGTCCAAGTAACCACATTTTGTGGTGGTATTAAAACctaactttgaatttttgaaagtAATCACAGAATGGCAACAGAAACATGAACATGttgttttccattttttttcttaactGAAATATTATGTGGTATTTATCCCTGCTGTTATCGATTATATTGTAATACTTTATGAAATGATTTATCCTTTAAGGAAAAAATATAGCATCACTGCTGACTAGCAAATGCTTGTGACTGAAAAGTAAGTATGGATGAGAATGTTGGTTCCAAGTGATCAAGACAAGGTCTTTTGATTCACAATATAGTCCTCACTCACTGCCCCTACTAAAGAACTTTGGGGATTTTCCATTATTTTCAATGGAAACTCCTAACGACTCTGGGCTGTTTTGGTGAGATATGTCTTGTATTCTCTTGATGCAGCATTAAGCTATAAATTATTAGATATTAAAGATCATTATGACTATTATTTGTGTGTGTGGATACTTTGTCTACTGAAGCAATATCTTTCAGATTTCATGCTTGGAAAAAAGAAACACAAGGCTACATTAGACTTATTACAATGTGCACTCAGAATATCTTTTACACAATGTCACAGAGTTGAATGGAAGTTCATTGAAGAGCTGCCAATGACCAAATAGTGGACGCAGAGGTAGAGGAGAAGCCATAACCAATCCCATGGCCATGGGCGTCACGGTAGCAACGCGATTATAGCTTGGAGTATTCAGAAGTTCAGTTCCAGCACCATTCTTTAAGGCGTCTCTGTAAGTCCTCCACGTCAAATGCATTGATTAAACATAAGATACATCTacaatattcaggaagcaaaatttttgttgtccagtgttattgaaTCCAGTGCATTGAATTGAGAGCTGTGGAAGATCATCTCTCTAGTTTGCTCGATTTTTGTCATCCAATTTCAATGACCCATGGTGGAAATTAGGTCTGTGAGGTTTTGCAGTCTTCATTTTAATtactttttcctttgtttttttcatTAAATTGCATGAAGTTGCAGTATTTCCCTATGTTTATATCATGTTTCACCTGTCGTACTTTTCTCTTTTCCCATTGAAGGTCAAGTTCTGCAGCTTGTTGACCACTTGTCAATTGCATGGAAGGCTATTCAGTCTACTGATTTATGATAGCTCTCACAACATTCCCATCAGTTCCATTTCTCTGCCCCCCATCTTAATCAACTTCATTCTGATTCCCTTACCATCCGCCTACACAGAGGGTAGTTATCTAATCAGGCAGCCATGCACCTCTTTCAGTTTCGAAGGAAATTGGAGCTCCCAAGTGGAGTTTCATAGAATGTGCAAATTCCCACAGGCAACACTTAAATTTTGCATCACTTTGTGTGACTGTACTTGAAAATCCTTTAAATGGTCAGAGATTTAATCGTTTATTTTTGTAACCTTGATGAATTTCACTTTTCATTACAAAGGTTATTATTTCCAATAGAGCTGCAACACTTTGAGAGCATGAAAATGGTGTTGTACCAAGAAGTTCCTGGAATATCTTCCATTGATCAAAAACAGCAGTTCTGGCTAATTTGTGGTGGGGAAAAACCTGTGCCTTGTCTAAAGTCACTTAATGTTAAACTTCAAATACCTTCACCTATCTTCCTGTCAAACTTGACACCAAATTCAATAAAGTCACAATTGGGAAAGTGTTCATTTGTCACTAAATTGTTGGTCAATCATTGTTTATTACTCTGCTGTAGGACAGCTTTTAACTCTAAATAACTCAAAGAAGTTCAGACAGCAGTCCACAATGTCCAGTGGTCCCACAAGAAACTCTTGGTAACGGAAGATAAGATTTCCTGATTAGTCACAGCAGGAGTCGTATATAAAAGGCATTTAATGTTGGTTGTGGGTTAAACATTGGCTTGGGCACTGGAGAAGAAATTTGTTTAATATTGTTTCTGAAAATGTGTGTTTCTGCTGAAGCTTTTGGCCCAGATAGTCATGAAAACTGGTGGTTTTGAATTAGTAATGGTTCACTTCCATAACCACAGCAAGATACAGTAAAGGTAGTGGTGGGAGGAATGGGGAAGGTGAATCCAATATTGAATACATGTGTTGAGGTGGTGAAGTTGTAACTTATTGAAGCCTCTGCCTAAGGCCGGGAGCAAACTGCATTCAGCAATGAAGAACTGATGGGCAAGTGACTTTTAATATGATAGTTAATTAAGGAAAGTAATAATGAAGCAACCGAGTATCTCCAATGAAAAATCAGGAAAGCATTCATAGAATCACACTGCAGTACAAATGTACACCAGTACTACTTGTTTAAATATGCTGCTATGTTGGAATCctgaaaaaatatgaaaaataacacCCTTCAGACACCTGCATAACTGAGTCTTTGCAAACTTGTTGCTCAGAAAGCATTGATACCCTGGTACAGAATTATTATGGAAAGTGAATGAGTGTTTTTCTTCCCAATAAGAAGCAATCCCATTTATTcctttaaaaacaaaatcaattaTGTTAATTTTAAAGTTCATTATTGTATTCATTAGTAGCAGAAATGTTGCCAAGATGAATTAAAGACATGTACAGATTGCCACTTTGACCCTAAAGATCCATGGGTTTGAAGATCTTTGAGTAGATCTAGTGATCTGTATTGGAATATTTGTGTGGATATACAGGGGTAAATTTGGACTTGCAACACTGCCAAGTCAGATTCCTGCATTCACTTGGACCACATGTAAGATGGGGaggcctgggtgtcattatacaccagtcattgaaagtgggcatgcaggtacagcaggcggtgaaaaaggcgaatggtatgctggcatttatagcgagaggattcgagtacaggagcagggaggtactactgcagttgtacaaggccttggtgagaccacagctggagtattgtgtgcagttttggtcccctaatctgaggaaagacatccttgccatagagggagtacaaagaaggttcaccagattgattcctgggatggcaggactttcatatgaagaaagactggatgaactgggcttgtactcgttggaatttagaagattgaggggggatctgattgaaacatataaaatcctaaagggattggacaggctagatgcaggaagattgttcccgatgttggggaagttcagaacgagggaccacagtttgaggatagaggggaagccttttaggaccgagattaggaaaaacttcttcacacagagagtggtgaatctgtggaattctctgccacaggaaacagttgaggccagttcattggctgtgtttaagaaggagttagatatggcctttgtggctacgggggtcagggggtatggagggaagctggggtggggttctgagttggatgatcagccatgatcataataaatggcggtgcaggctcgaagggccgaatggcctactcctgcacctattttctatgtttctatgtttctatgaaccagAGATTCCTTCTTCGCAAGTTCAATGCTAAGTTCAGTGGAAAAGGCATGCATGCAGATACATCCCATTTCAATTccatctttccctttctccatgtTTGGATTTGCACCCAATTAAATTGGTTGCATGGCCTGTAACCCAGTGAAGTCATCACAAAAGTGACTGGTGGGTTTGACTACTGGGCAATGCTAAAACCACAGAATGCAAGTAAGGCAAACATCTCAACATACCACCACTTCAGTGTAACATTTAGGTGCTCTCACGATCTGCATTCCTGACCTAAACTGGTTAGCCTGTAACTCAACTCAACTTAACTGTAACCAAGACATTAGACTTTTCAGCGTAGTTAAAGTACTGGGGCTCCAACAATCACTTTCAAGAGTTGAACTTTAAATCCACAGAGCAGACCAACTCCAAACTACATGTCTAGCATTTCAGCTACTGTCTTGCACTTCCATTCCAATTTGTTTTGAGCAAAGTGACTCAACttcttgtttttctctctcagccGTAATAGTATTGAAACCCTTCAAGTACAGTAAATGTGGGAAGCTTTAAAATCAAAACCCTGACATTATTGCAGTTCTAAATGTGACCAGGCAGAAATCTTTGTACATCACAATTGATTATGTTGGCTCTGGTTGGAATTTACTTTGTGAACCGTAAAGAATACCCCATGGCTTTTTCCAAACACTCCTGCACGCAGCCTGAAGAGAGATACTCTTTTTCTACTTCTATAAATTTGATGTAAATAGATCTGGAGATGGCTCCTGCTCGGCAGTTTTCAGAGAGGAAGCTGTTGATTGAACATGTCTCCATGCCCAGCATCTTGACTGGTGGTTGAAAGTGTTGCAGTATGCACTGGCGAATGGTTTGCTCCTCTGCCACACCTAGATAACAGTAATGAATTTTTGACTTCATTTCACTGGCATCACTAACTTCATTTTCCAAAAGCGATGGTCCTGCAGTACTGCCACTCGAGTCCCGCTGCAGCGACACCCTTGGCAGCACTCGAATGCCGTAATCTCGCCGTGGGGAAAGATTctcgtcctctgcctcttcacaaCCAATGACATATAGTCCATTAGTATCCGGGATCCCGCCCGGAAGCAAATATTGTACGGTGTTGTCACTGGCTGCACGGGAAAGGGCAATGGGTATCCATTCAAAAGCAAAGTGTAGCTCAAGACAACGTGCCTCACTTTTTGTGATCTCAAATAGCTTGTAATAGACTTTCTTCCAGTTCATTTTTTGACGCTTAACAGCGATCACTTTGCCTTCTGGTTTATCTGGATTTAAATATTCCTTCAGTCTCTTTCCAACCGGCACCTGCGAGCTGATTTCTGCATAATGATATCGTATGTCCTCCACCCATCTCGTATTATAACCAATAGCGAAGATACCAAGTTTATTTGCAAAGTACGTACTGCCGAGATCGTCATAGCTTTGGAAATCCTGCCACCGTGGGTGGACTGAGTCCAATAGTGCCATGAGGGCTTGCAGAATCTCTGGTTTCcttgaaaagagcaaacagtagAGAATCAGAAATCACTACAAACTGGACACAGGTAGTAACTCACAAACAGCAAAAGAGTGAGGAGGCAAGTCATTTGGTAGATTATCCCAATTAGACACATTCTATCATCCTTTAACTACagtcctgatttttttttcctttaaaataTACATTCAGTTTCTCCATTGAAAGACAGGAAGCATCCTGACAGGACAGTCCAAATCATGAAGATATGCAAATTTGCAAGTTATCATCTCACATTacttgtttttttccccccaatttATCTTAAATCTGTCTTCCACCCCAGCATTTAATGGAAAACGTTTATAATTTGTTATATTCAGAGAAGCTGACAAAATGCATTTAAAGATGTACCGCAGTCTGATTGAGGATACATTTCACAAACAATTCATGTACTGGCCTCTGCTGCCAAAGTGAAACTGTCACACGCCGGCAATCTCTTCTCAAAGCATACAGAATGGTTGAAGCATTAGTCTTCCAACAATGAAACTCCCCATTACTCAAGCAGTCATTGCAGTTCTTCCTCACTAGATGGAGTAGAGCATCGAGACGATGATGTTGACTCTTGGATTTGGCAGGACAGCTCAATCGGCAATTATGGCAATTATGGTCAAATATTAAACAAGGTTGTTCGTATCAGTCAATGAATGTAGCTCCTCAGagcagggagaagtggagagaattAGATTGCTCTGAGAGTCTAGGGAGGAATGATGGAGGGTGTAAGAAAGTAAGATGCCTGTAGAAGCCATACATCTGTTCTCTGTCTGTACTGTATACCGTGTTGCGTGTTTATTGTtgtaactagtcacatgagtagggacatggtaaaagcaaagggaatactACCCTGCTCATTGCAGTTTGTAGTAGTTGGGGACCAGTGGATCTCATATCTTTTGCTGATCCCTCCATTGTGCTCAACCTACACTTGGGTATGCTTAAGTTTCATTGCtgcaagattgtatgtttgccaATTGCTACTAAAGGATCGAAAACGTATCCTTGACTTTTGGAACAATCATTATTGGAGTGAGGGCGCATCATGCAAATATAACAAACCCTTAGGGTTGCCAGCAGTGGCAATTGTTTTGGTTCTGGCTTGGCCACCAGAAGTATCTTAAACGTCCCTGCCACCACCGACACAGTGAACTCCAGGCACTTTCCACTTCCTGTGTA
It encodes the following:
- the LOC134340802 gene encoding myb/SANT-like DNA-binding domain-containing protein 2; this translates as MDYNMGKCKIIQWKPEILQALMALLDSVHPRWQDFQSYDDLGSTYFANKLGIFAIGYNTRWVEDIRYHYAEISSQVPVGKRLKEYLNPDKPEGKVIAVKRQKMNWKKVYYKLFEITKSEARCLELHFAFEWIPIALSRAASDNTVQYLLPGGIPDTNGLYVIGCEEAEDENLSPRRDYGIRVLPRVSLQRDSSGSTAGPSLLENEVSDASEMKSKIHYCYLGVAEEQTIRQCILQHFQPPVKMLGMETCSINSFLSENCRAGAISRSIYIKFIEVEKEYLSSGCVQECLEKAMGYSLRFTK